In Candidatus Rokuibacteriota bacterium, a single genomic region encodes these proteins:
- a CDS encoding DUF2203 domain-containing protein: MREEAKKYFTPEEADALIPELTKIMERLIDAHQELAHVRRVLQEEQHRITMAGGGVLDRQSWKERAERLEALTREIQDGLSAIVSLGGIPKDLDKGLVDFPHLMEDREVNLCWRFGETKIRFWHGLDEGYAGRKPL, encoded by the coding sequence GTGAGAGAGGAGGCGAAGAAGTACTTCACGCCCGAGGAGGCTGACGCGCTGATCCCCGAGCTGACGAAGATCATGGAACGGCTGATCGACGCCCATCAAGAGCTGGCCCACGTGCGCCGCGTCCTCCAGGAGGAGCAGCACCGGATCACGATGGCGGGGGGTGGGGTCCTGGACCGCCAGAGCTGGAAAGAGCGCGCCGAGCGGCTCGAAGCGCTGACCCGTGAGATTCAGGACGGGCTCAGCGCGATCGTGAGCCTCGGTGGAATCCCCAAGGACCTGGACAAGGGGCTCGTGGATTTTCCTCACCTGATGGAAGACCGCGAGGTGAATCTCTGCTGGCGGTTCGGCGAGACCAAGATCAGGTTCTGGCACGGCCTGGACGAGGGCTACGCCGGCCGGAAACCGCTGTGA
- a CDS encoding ABC transporter substrate-binding protein, giving the protein MKLRVVGVTLALALGILVAPLAAGAQPAGKAPRIGLLSPFSPSAAAPWHEAFRQGLRDLGWVEGKNISIEYRYAEGRNDRLPDLAADLVRLNVDIIVASVNTDALAAKNATRAISIVMASAGDPVALGLVESLARPGGNITGLSQIAPELAGKRLELLKEIVPKLSRVAVLWRPDGTTSPLAWKESQLPARALGLQLHSMEVRRSSEFAKAFEDATRARTGALAIMPDPLFAGNLKRIAGLAAKNRLPSIFHLREFADSGGLLAYGPDRSDMFRRAARYVDKILKGAKPADLPVEQPTRFELVINLKTAKALGLTIPQSVLVRADEVIR; this is encoded by the coding sequence GTGAAGCTCAGAGTAGTTGGGGTCACCCTCGCTCTTGCTCTCGGCATCCTCGTCGCCCCGCTGGCCGCCGGCGCGCAGCCGGCGGGGAAAGCCCCTCGGATTGGCCTTTTGTCGCCATTCTCTCCTTCCGCTGCCGCGCCCTGGCACGAGGCCTTCCGGCAAGGGCTGCGCGACCTCGGATGGGTTGAGGGAAAGAACATCAGCATTGAGTACCGATATGCGGAGGGTAGAAACGATCGCCTGCCTGACCTCGCAGCCGATCTCGTCCGTCTCAACGTTGACATCATCGTCGCTTCCGTTAATACCGATGCTCTGGCTGCCAAAAACGCGACCAGGGCAATCTCCATCGTTATGGCGTCGGCGGGCGACCCTGTTGCACTTGGTCTTGTTGAGAGCCTGGCGCGGCCCGGCGGCAACATCACGGGGTTGTCCCAAATAGCCCCGGAGCTGGCTGGAAAACGGCTGGAGCTGCTCAAGGAAATTGTCCCGAAGCTCTCCCGCGTGGCTGTGCTCTGGCGTCCGGACGGCACAACCTCTCCGCTCGCCTGGAAAGAGAGCCAACTCCCGGCTCGTGCGCTGGGTCTACAGCTTCACTCCATGGAGGTACGGAGGTCCAGCGAGTTCGCCAAAGCGTTCGAAGACGCGACCAGGGCGCGCACCGGCGCTCTTGCCATCATGCCAGACCCGTTGTTTGCTGGGAATTTAAAACGGATCGCGGGCCTTGCGGCAAAGAACCGCCTTCCGTCGATATTTCACTTAAGGGAATTCGCGGACTCTGGTGGTCTTCTGGCATATGGGCCAGACCGGTCCGACATGTTCCGCCGCGCCGCCAGGTACGTGGATAAGATCTTGAAAGGAGCCAAACCCGCTGACCTGCCCGTCGAGCAGCCGACGAGGTTCGAGCTGGTCATAAATCTGAAGACTGCGAAAGCCCTCGGCCTCACGATCCCGCAATCGGTCCTCGTCCGGGCCGACGAGGTGATCCGGTGA
- a CDS encoding iron-sulfur cluster-binding protein — protein MSEPATPFVERAHRALHDQFLQEALNTATTRFMSLRRESFAAFPQGEAFRERARQIKEATLQKLDFYLGQLADNVERLGGHVHWAATGEEAREIILKLARDRGVKLVVKSKSMATEEIELNEALEHAGITPVETDLGEYIIQLAREKPSHIIAPAIHKTKGQVAELFSRELKRQLAADPEVLTKVARGELREKFLQADMGITGANFAVADTGTIVLITNEGNGRLVTTLPRIHVALMGMEKVIPSMTDLMVFLSILPRSATGQTISSYVSLVRGRRRPGEMDGAEEFHLILMDNGRSRQIAGTLREALYCLRCGACLNVCPVYRQIGGHAYGYTYSGPIGILLTAMLHGTHAVKDLAHASSLCGACQEACPVKIDIPRMLIELREHLDRERIASRWERLVFKAFARVLGRPSLFRLSRRLGRLAQRPFLRDGRFQRLPLFFKQWTDHRDLPAVAKRSFSERWRELEREP, from the coding sequence GTGAGCGAGCCGGCCACACCCTTCGTCGAGCGAGCGCATCGGGCGCTCCACGATCAGTTCCTCCAGGAGGCCTTGAACACCGCGACCACCCGCTTCATGAGCCTCCGGCGCGAGTCCTTCGCTGCCTTCCCACAGGGCGAGGCGTTTAGGGAGCGGGCGCGGCAGATCAAGGAGGCGACGCTTCAGAAGCTCGACTTCTACCTGGGACAGCTCGCCGATAACGTCGAGCGCCTCGGCGGCCACGTCCACTGGGCAGCGACCGGGGAGGAGGCCCGCGAGATCATCCTCAAGCTGGCGCGGGACCGGGGCGTGAAGCTGGTAGTCAAGTCGAAGTCCATGGCCACGGAGGAGATCGAGCTGAACGAGGCCCTGGAGCATGCGGGGATCACGCCGGTCGAGACGGATCTGGGGGAGTACATCATCCAGCTCGCCCGGGAGAAGCCCTCGCATATCATCGCGCCGGCCATCCACAAAACCAAAGGGCAGGTGGCCGAGCTCTTCTCGCGGGAGCTGAAGCGCCAGCTCGCCGCCGACCCCGAGGTCCTCACGAAGGTCGCGCGCGGCGAGCTGAGGGAGAAGTTCCTCCAGGCCGACATGGGGATCACCGGTGCCAACTTCGCAGTTGCCGACACCGGGACCATCGTCCTGATCACGAATGAGGGGAACGGGCGGCTGGTGACGACGCTGCCCCGGATCCACGTGGCGCTGATGGGGATGGAGAAGGTCATCCCCTCGATGACCGATCTGATGGTCTTCCTCTCGATCCTGCCGCGGAGCGCCACCGGCCAGACGATCTCGAGCTATGTGTCGCTGGTGCGCGGCCGGCGTCGGCCCGGTGAGATGGACGGGGCGGAGGAGTTCCACCTGATCCTGATGGACAACGGCCGCTCGCGCCAGATTGCCGGCACGCTCCGCGAGGCGCTCTATTGTCTCCGCTGCGGCGCCTGTCTCAATGTCTGCCCGGTCTACCGGCAGATCGGCGGCCACGCCTACGGCTACACCTACTCCGGACCGATCGGTATTCTGCTGACGGCGATGCTTCACGGCACCCATGCCGTGAAAGACCTGGCCCACGCCTCCAGCCTCTGCGGAGCCTGCCAGGAGGCCTGCCCCGTCAAGATCGACATCCCGCGGATGCTGATCGAGCTGAGAGAACACCTCGATCGGGAACGGATCGCATCCCGGTGGGAGCGCCTGGTCTTCAAAGCCTTCGCGCGCGTTCTGGGCCGGCCCTCGCTCTTCAGACTGTCGCGCCGTCTGGGCCGCCTGGCTCAGCGGCCGTTCCTGAGGGATGGACGCTTCCAGCGGTTACCGCTCTTCTTCAAGCAGTGGACCGACCACCGCGATCTGCCGGCTGTGGCGAAGCGCTCGTTCAGCGAGCGGTGGCGCGAGCTGGAGCGAGAGCCGTGA
- a CDS encoding methylcobamide--CoM methyltransferase, translating to MELVLTSVGSYPRIGDAPELQRHRRAYAQWERKEISEEAFRKVEDEVTAEVIREQIEAGVELVTDGQVRWYDPYSHLARGLEGVEINGLLRLFDTNFYFRQPVVKGPIRRKGPILRREYEFARSVSSQPVKPVLTGPYTLARGSVLEGGYRAFPALAMAYAEVLAEEVRDLAGAGASLIQVDEPAIVRYPEDVGLLQEALTSVARARGPARLILHVSFGDVAPLYRDLQALPADVLSLDFSYSPKLPRLVAEAGSSKPLGLGLIDGRNTRLETPEMVFPILDRVLPKLPGGAAYLSPTCGLEFLPRDRARAKLETMRRLRDAYLGGHV from the coding sequence ATGGAGCTGGTTCTGACGAGCGTGGGGAGCTATCCCCGGATCGGCGACGCGCCGGAGCTCCAGCGCCACCGCCGGGCGTACGCCCAGTGGGAGCGGAAGGAGATCAGCGAGGAGGCGTTCAGGAAAGTCGAGGACGAAGTCACGGCGGAGGTCATCAGGGAGCAGATCGAGGCGGGTGTCGAGCTCGTCACCGACGGCCAGGTGCGCTGGTACGACCCCTACTCGCATCTCGCCCGCGGGCTCGAGGGCGTGGAGATCAACGGCCTCCTCCGCCTCTTCGACACCAACTTCTACTTCCGCCAGCCCGTGGTGAAAGGGCCGATCCGGCGCAAGGGCCCGATTCTTCGTCGCGAGTACGAGTTCGCCCGTTCGGTCTCCTCCCAGCCCGTCAAGCCGGTCCTGACCGGGCCTTACACGCTGGCCCGGGGCTCGGTCCTTGAGGGCGGTTACCGCGCTTTCCCGGCCCTGGCGATGGCTTACGCCGAAGTCCTCGCCGAGGAGGTCCGCGATCTCGCGGGCGCCGGCGCGTCGCTGATCCAGGTGGACGAGCCGGCGATCGTCCGCTACCCTGAGGATGTGGGGCTCCTTCAGGAGGCGCTGACGTCCGTCGCGCGGGCCAGGGGACCGGCACGCCTGATTCTCCATGTCTCGTTCGGCGACGTGGCGCCACTGTACCGGGACCTCCAGGCGCTCCCCGCTGACGTCCTGAGCCTCGACTTCAGCTACAGCCCCAAGCTGCCCCGCCTGGTCGCCGAGGCCGGGTCGTCGAAGCCCCTGGGCCTGGGCCTGATCGACGGTCGGAACACGCGGTTGGAGACTCCGGAGATGGTCTTTCCCATTCTCGACCGGGTGCTTCCAAAGCTCCCCGGGGGCGCAGCCTACCTGAGCCCGACGTGTGGGCTCGAGTTCCTTCCGCGAGACCGCGCCCGGGCGAAGCTCGAGACGATGCGTCGCCTGCGCGACGCCTACCTTGGAGGTCACGTATGA
- a CDS encoding lactate utilization protein, with amino-acid sequence MTTRAKFIQRVRHEMARSRGLFSAKTAERPADPVAVVETIRRQLAERWPEALEKFREEFERVGGVFYRVRLMDDVPALIGSIAREREAHRIVTWGSSALGPALGAGLRAEGLDVTEEAGEAPEGEARARFREASAQAEVGVTAVDLAVAETGSLVVISGAGKARSVSLLPPYHVAVFGKTALVETLEQVGVIFEALHQDPDGNRLGAAINFITGPSRTADIELTLTRGVHGPKEVHAIFVESL; translated from the coding sequence GTGACGACCCGGGCCAAATTCATCCAGCGTGTCCGTCACGAGATGGCCAGGAGCCGAGGGCTCTTTTCTGCCAAGACGGCGGAACGGCCGGCGGACCCGGTTGCGGTCGTCGAGACCATCAGGCGCCAGCTCGCCGAGCGCTGGCCCGAGGCCCTGGAAAAGTTCAGGGAGGAGTTCGAGCGGGTGGGCGGCGTCTTCTACCGGGTCCGCCTGATGGACGACGTCCCCGCCCTGATCGGCAGCATCGCCAGGGAACGCGAGGCCCACCGCATCGTCACGTGGGGATCGTCGGCTCTGGGCCCGGCGCTGGGAGCAGGGCTCCGGGCTGAAGGGCTGGACGTTACGGAGGAGGCGGGCGAGGCACCGGAAGGAGAGGCGCGGGCCCGCTTTCGTGAGGCGAGCGCTCAGGCTGAGGTCGGCGTGACAGCCGTGGACCTGGCCGTGGCCGAGACCGGGAGCCTGGTCGTGATCTCTGGCGCGGGGAAAGCCCGCTCGGTCTCGCTGCTCCCGCCGTATCACGTCGCCGTCTTCGGCAAGACAGCCCTGGTGGAAACGCTGGAGCAGGTCGGGGTGATCTTCGAGGCCCTCCATCAGGATCCTGACGGAAACCGGCTCGGGGCGGCCATCAACTTCATCACTGGCCCGAGCCGGACTGCGGACATCGAGCTGACGCTGACCCGGGGTGTTCACGGGCCTAAGGAGGTCCACGCGATCTTCGTCGAGTCGCTGTGA